The Lycium barbarum isolate Lr01 chromosome 11, ASM1917538v2, whole genome shotgun sequence genome contains the following window.
CTTTTTAGAGAACACTGATTCCCTGCAAAATAACAGATGTTTTAAaattgtagaataacatgtgttaAATAAATAATTCTCTGCAAAATAGCTGATGTGTTCAATACAGACCTCCCATGTCTTGTAGACATTTTCGATTTCACCCAATCCTTAAATTCGGTGATCAGATCATTGTCAACATCAAAGCCAATGCAATTTGTGAATGGGTGTTTAATGTGAAAGTATGTAGGAGAATTGATTGTGCTGCTGCCGCCTGAACTAAAATCAGTGTATGGTGATTTACCATACGGTCCAGGATTTCTATTTCTTGCTTGTTGTTCAGGTGTAACGATGTCACCACCTTTGGTTTCAATCGCTACTATTTTAGACTCGGTAAATGGAGGCATTTCAAAATCATCAAGGGTAGGGGTCTTAGTGGCAGAATTGCCCAAAGCACCCAACTTATCAATGCCAGCAACCACATCATCTAGATTATGTTCTGTAAAATTTGAACATTTAAATTTCATATCAAAATCTTAACCAAATCATTTAAGATGTTATCATGTAAAATGTATATTTGTTTAATGCATATAGTAAAAATGAAAACTGAGTGGTCTCATTACCTGAAATCAGAGTATCAATAGGATGACTCTTCAATTCGTCTGGGTCAACTATATATTTATCACATGCTTCACCATCTCCAACTTGCTCACCAACTTCATGTTTCACATAAAGGCGTaagttttcttatttttctacatTTTGCATACATTTACATGGGTCTGAAAATGTgtaaaatatagaggaaactatACCTGGAATAGAAGCATTAATCCCATTCTTCAAAGCAGATGCATCTACTACAATGTGATTGGATATTTGCTCACTTACATCCTGCCCACCAATGTCAAAATCACCTATCGGTTCATCAAAATGAAAATATAGGTTGTGCTGAAGTCCATCATTCTTGTTGCTTGTCTTTGGTTCTTTTGTAACATCCTTAACACTGCCGGACATCTGTTTATTAAGATATGTATAAACACATTTAGATAGAAAGGGATAATACAAAAGACATTAACTCAAATTTTGATAAATAACCTTAGCTTCAGGAGTTTCAGTTTGCCTGCCAAACATGGACTTTAGATCTTTAAGTAAATTCATAATTGACTTGTCCATGTAGTCTTTCATGTCAACAAACTGTTCACCGACCTGGGATAAAAAGGAAAATATGACAAGAAACCTAAGCTAATCTATATACTACAATGAGAATAAAATTATGAActttgaaaattatattaaacttGTCAACCTTTTTCTCAAATGATTTAAGATCTTTGCGGACCTGAAAGATGTAGAATAACATTAATGAATGTCTTAACCACAAATACAactatttcataaaaaaaaaatatgaatgcAATTAGTGAAAACACATGCTTACATTTGCAACTTCCTTCTTCAACGCATCAAATTCAGAACCACGTACAGAGTGACTCGACTGTGTGGGATCCTGTGGTTCTAACACATCTTTGACCGCTGTCTCTTCTGGAAACTCCATAAAGTTGATAGCTACCTTCTCCTCATCTGTTGGGAGAATGTTGGTAAAAACCAGCTACCAACATTTAAAAAAATGTATAAGCTGACCAGTTAGCATGTATAAAAAAAAGAATGAATGAAATGTGTATGATTAATGTATGACAATCAGTTAGCTTGTATTGTTACCTGATTGCTGTACTTTTTGAACATCCCCTTCTTCAGATGGGAAAAGTAGACTTTTTGCAAAGTTGTTCGCCAATTAAAAATACGAGGGAAGTGGTTTCCAATACGGGTCGCAACCGTAGGATCTACCTTCGAGCAGCATTCATAAAACCATACTTGAATGGCCAGGGGAAAACCCTCAAACCTATAGTAGGTTGGATCATTCGCCAACTTGTGACTGATTTAAGACAACAGCGCTTTGAAGCAATCATTTCCCCATGGATAATTCATATATTCTCCGCTTTCAACCAAGTCAAAGTGTAACTTGGGAACAAATGCTCTATTACTCTCAGTTGAGAATAAGAATGTGTTGATAAAATAAAGTATTGCTATCTTAAAAGCATCAGCATCcccaatttcctttttttttttgtgatgaaaaagctcaatcaaatcatttTTCGGCACTTTGGTTAGTCCGTTAAAGTACATATCCATTAGTCTGTTGGGGGAATCGGGGTCCGCGACAAATTCGTTGTCCATGCCACATTTTAAACCAGTCACAATGGCAAACTCTCTAATGCCgaaatgaagctctttcccattCAAATTGATGATAAACATATCATCCCTATCATGCTCTGTCTCGGCATACATCAGGCATCGAATTAGCTGTGGCTGAACATTCAGCTTTGGCAAATCCAGAAATAACCCAAAAGGGGACTCCCTAAACAGCTTCAATTGCGCGTCGTTAAGGCGGTCCTTAACTTCAAGTGCGGCTTCCACGTTGGTGTAAGAACACCAATGAGTCTGTGTCTGAATATATTAAATAAGAGATAGTTACAAAAATGAAAGCATACATAACTAT
Protein-coding sequences here:
- the LOC132620268 gene encoding uncharacterized protein LOC132620268 — protein: MSKNNSINSPMRKSPRFLGPPTSPKVGPIPNFNLLTQTPVKKGGREKQDSDDEGLFVQNEVRTKVLNDPCNVGPTIVEIKSTPRNDSKRKRKETSTSKSKKVTDDSDFEEETEHPEAKKSKVEKGGAVKKKKVEKGETGKKTKVEKSETSKRKKVEKCETSKRKKVEKGETSKRKKNNPTKKTQTHWCSYTNVEAALEVKDRLNDAQLKLFRESPFGLFLDLPKLNVQPQLIRCLMYAETEHDRDDMFIINLNGKELHFGIREFAIVTGLKCGMDNEFVADPDSPNRLMDIHKLANDPTYYRFEGFPLAIQVWFYECCSKVDPTVATRIGNHFPRIFNWRTTLQKVYFSHLKKGMFKKYSNQLVFTNILPTDEEKVAINFMEFPEETAVKDVLEPQDPTQSSHSVRGSEFDALKKEVANVRKDLKSFEKKVGEQFVDMKDYMDKSIMNLLKDLKSMFGRQTETPEAKMSGSVKDVTKEPKTSNKNDGLQHNLYFHFDEPIGDFDIGGQDVSEQISNHIVVDASALKNGINASIPVGEQVGDGEACDKYIVDPDELKSHPIDTLISEHNLDDVVAGIDKLGALGNSATKTPTLDDFEMPPFTESKIVAIETKGGDIVTPEQQARNRNPGPYGKSPYTDFSSGGSSTINSPTYFHIKHPFTNCIGFDVDNDLITEFKDWVKSKMSTRHGRSVLNTSAILQRIIYLTHVILQF